The Athalia rosae chromosome 7, iyAthRosa1.1, whole genome shotgun sequence genome window below encodes:
- the LOC105684705 gene encoding paired amphipathic helix protein Sin3a isoform X3: protein MKRARGVDEVASAAAAAALKHSSGGGGGGGSIGAGGGVGVGGGIDYRPTTGLGVAVGPGQPIRPITTKEMPGSVQFGAVQAQQQYTGAIVMPTAAPSTVKVHSGSTTPPTPTAPGSSLSGGAGSQQFQRLKVEDALSYLDQVKYKFNNQPQVYNDFLDIMKEFKSQSIDTPGVITRVSNLFKGHPELIVGFNTFLPPGYKIEVQANEQGYAFQVSVSMPSPTATHTATLSHHCTVNVGSPPIASPPTQPAKAPPVLQIMQGSGSIHHSLGNNISTNSLTVHAPTSPPVQSYNNSHISAAQAQAAQALSQAQDGTPNSGQTQQSQPVEFNHAINYVNKIKNRFQGQPDKYKRFLEILHTYQKEQRNLKESGHLGTGGGTAVGGSGKHLTEAEVYSQVAKLFENQEDLLAEFGQFLPDATNQQSPLSAMFQSNKGGAVNDHSAIVKKPLGLKALYNNSGNIPREHRETGNLGGLERDNRDHRERDRERPGARDLNSGQKFGHSAGQLKRSPSFSTSGSTGNSHHSQHGQPPSKKHKMATLRDVTFADAGKYGSLNDYAFFDKVRKALRSQEVYENFLRCLVLFNQEIVSKTELVQLVTPFLGRFPELLRWFKDFLGHSSDSSTSTSVTTCGLNIETLPNNVVRSHQERPQGDLAMEIDYSTCKRLGASYCALPKSYMQPKCTGRTQLCKEVLNDTWVSFPTWSEDSTFVTSRKTQYEEFIYRCEDERFELDGVIETNAATIRVLEGVHKKMNRMSSEEIQKFRLDECLGGCSPTIHQRALRRIYGDKAGDIIDGLKKNPVVAVPVVLRRLKSKEEEWREAQKGFNKIWREQNEKYYLKSLDHQGINFKQNDVKALRSKSLFNEIETLYDERHEQADDGTGEGQAGGGGPHLVLAYKDKSVLDDAANLLIHHVKRQTAIHKEDKQQIKSLLKHFIPDLFFHPRQELSDDERDDDDDKEDLDLPASSTSQITPSTITSGGLHGSRNKAASSPNLPLIPVKTEPDLKPPSHALSVDPEEAYTLFMGSNNWYLFLRLHQILCERLTKMYEKAVALADEESRYKQQRKESTAVALRLKPKSEIEIEDYYPAFLDMVKNVLDGNMESTAYEDALREMFGIHAYIAFTLDKVVTYAVRQLQHLVSDPTCQQCMELFQREQRQPKDSSGAGGLCATAYLRLGSEIAYQRKAERVMTDENCFKIHIYKKDCKITMELLDTESDDTTEGGCRDRESERERQREGISATEKWSTYVERYSAPLGQTSPKDIPTSVDDTPTNHLMEGSSWRSFDRLLAGRKPVFLCRNVRQWRKRVSRMARSPSANASHPDKPPESTAAGVKTLHATPGLLERPPPLRMTDAGDSGDIINTDETQCRFNPNSYKMLYVASKEAFLYKPNSFTRARVCHPAVTKRLNSKFHQWLSSWATQNVANTQHRLCQDWLMGRYENLIPHRTRVVTDNDQSRSPYRQYNRYRIERLKSETSTELCA, encoded by the exons ATGAAACGAGCTCGTGGGGTGGACGAGGTAGcatcggcagcagcagcagcagcattaAAACATTCGTCgggaggcggaggaggaggaggtagcATTGGAGCTGGGGGTGGCGTAGGAGTTGGGGGGGGCATAGACTACCGTCCTACCACTGGTTTGGGAGTCGCAGTTGGGCCTGGTCAGCCTATAAGACCTATAACTACCAAGGAGATGCCAGGAAGCGTTCAGTTTGGCGCCGTTCAGGCGCAACAACAATATACAGGAGCCATAGTAATGCCTACCGCTGCTCCTTCTACTGTCAAG GTGCATTCGGGTAGTACAACGCCACCGACACCAACGGCTCCAGGAAGCAGCTTGAGCGGGGGAGCTGGATCGCAGCAGTTTCAAAGGCTAAAAGTTGAAGATGCCTTATCTTACCTTGACCAAGTCAAGTACAAGTTCAATAATCAACCGCAG GTATACAATGATTTTTTGGACATCATGAAGGAGTTCAAGTCCCAGAGTATCGATACACCAGGTGTTATAACAAGGGTTAGCAACCTCTTTAAGGGACATCCAGAACTCATAGTCGGTTTCAATACCTTTTTACCTCCGGGTTACAAGATAGAAGTGCAAGCGAATGAGCAGGGGTATGCTTTTCAAGTGTCCGTTAGTATGCCGAGTCCAACTGCTACGCATACTGCAACTCTGTCTCATCATTGCACGGTAAACGTGGGTTCTCCACCTATTGCCAGTCCACCTACTCAACCGGCCAAGGCCCCACCTGTCTTACAAATAATGCAGGG ATCTGGCAGCATACACCATTCACttggaaataatatttcaaccaATAGCTTGACGGTTCATGCTCCAACTTCACCACCAGTCCAATCGTACAATAATTCGCACATTAGCGCAGCGCAGGCCCAGGCCGCTCAGGCATTGAGTCAGGCCCAAGATGGGACGCCGAACAGTGGCCAAACGCAGCAGAGTCAACCTGTTGAATTCAATCATGCCATTAATTACGTGAACAAGATAAAG AACCGATTTCAAGGTCAGCCCGACAAATACAAAAGATTCCTAGAAATTTTACATACGTATCAGAAGGAGCAGCGCAACTTGAAAGAATCCGGCCACCTTGGAACCGGTGGTGGCACAGCTGTTGGAGGAAGTGGAAAGCATCTAACAGAGGCGGAAGTCTACAGTCAAGTTGCTAAATTGTTCGAGAATCAAGAGGATCTCCTCGCAGAGTTTGGACAGTTTCTTCCCGACGCAACTAATCAACAAAGTCCCCTG TCTGCTATGTTCCAGAGTAACAAAGGTGGAGCGGTTAACGATCATTCTGCGATCGTTAAAAAACCGCTAGGCTTGAAGGCGCTTTATAATAATTCTGGAAACATACCGAGAGAGCACAGGGAGACGGGAAACTTGGGTGGATTAGAAAGGGATAATCGAGATCATCGAGAGAGGGATAGAGAGAGACCGGGTGCTAGAGATTTGAACAGTGGTCAAAAGTTTGGTCACAGCGCTGGCCAGCTAAAAAGAAGTCCGTCCTTTTCCACTTCCGGGTCAACAGGGAACTCTCACCATTCACAACACGGACAGCCTCCGTCTAAAAAGCACAAAATGGCGACGCTCAGAGATGTGACTTTTGCCGATGCCGGCAAATATGGGAGTCTGAACGACTATGCCTTTTTCGATAAA GTGCGCAAGGCTCTGAGATCGCAAGAAgtctatgaaaatttcttacgCTGTTTGGTTCTGTTCAACCAAGAGATTGTCTCAAAAACAGAACTAGTACAACTGGTAACACCTTTCCTGGGCAGGTTCCCAGAGCTCTTACGATGGTTCAAAGACTTTTTGGGACACTCTTCGGATTCTTCCACTTCTACATCGGTTACAACGTGCGGCTTGAACATAGAAACACTACCCAACAACGTTGTGAGAAGTCACCAAGAACGACCGCAAGGAGATTTGGCAATGGAAATCGACTACTCAACTTGCAAACGACTCGGAGCGTCTTACTGCGCATTACCCAAGTCTTACATGCAACCAAAATGCACCGGAAGAACGCAGCTATGTAAAGAGGTGCTCAACGACACCTGGGTCTCTTTTCCTACGTGGTCCGAAGACAGTACCTTCGTTACTTCCAG AAAAACTCAGTACGAAGAGTTTATTTACCGCTGCGAGGATGAACGGTTCGAGCTGGACGGTGTTATAGAAACTAACGCGGCAACAATTCGAGTTCTCGAAGGGGtgcacaaaaaaatgaatagaatgAGCTCAGAAGAGATTCAAAAGTTCAGATTAGACGAGTGTCTCGGGGGATGTTCGCCGACGATACACCAGCGAGCGCTTAGAAGGATATACGGAGACAAGGCTGGAGATATTATCGACGGGTTGAAAAAGAACCCCGTCGTCGCGGTGCCTGTTGTCCTCAGGAGGCTTAAGAGCAAGGAGGAAGAGTGGAGGGAAGCACAAAAAGGATTTAACAAAATCTGGAgagaacaaaacgaaaagtaCTATTTGAAATCCCTGGACCACCAGGGTATCAATTTTAAACAAAATGACGTAAAAGCTCTCCGCTCGAAAAGTTTgttcaatgaaattgaaacgcTGTACGATGAG AGGCACGAGCAAGCAGATGACGGGACTGGGGAGGGCCAAGCGGGTGGCGGTGGTCCGCATTTAGTATTAGCATACAAAGACAAGTCTGTGCTAGACGATGCCGCAAATCTTTTGATTCATCACGTTAAAAGACAGACCGCTATTCACAAGGAGGACAAACAGCAGATCAAGTCACTTCTGAAGCATTTCATCCCTGACCTATTTTTCCATCCTAGACAAGAACTAAGTGACGACGAGCGGGACGATGATG ATGACAAAGAGGATTTAGACTTACCAGCGAGTAGCACCAGCCAAATAACACCATCAACGATTACTTCTGGCGGCCTTCATGGAAGCAGAAACAAAGCTGCTTCGTCCCCTAATCTACCCTTAATACCTGTAAAAACTGAACCGGACCTTAAGCCCCCTTCCCATGCCTTGTCCGTCGACCCGGAAGAAGCATATACGCTCTTCATGGGCAGCAACAACTGGTATCTGTTTTTGAGGTTACATCAAATACTGTGCGAGAGGTTAAcgaagatgtatgaaaaagcCGTCGCCTTGGCGGATGAGGAGTCCAGATACAAACAACAACGGAAGGAGAGCACAGCTGTTGCGTTGAGATTAAAACCAAAAA GCGAAATAGAGATAGAGGATTATTACCCCGCCTTTCTGGATATGGTGAAAAATGTTCTCGACGGCAACATGGAAAGCACCGCATACGAAGATGCACTTCGCGAGATGTTTGGGATTCACGCCTATATCGCTTTTACTCTGGACAAAGTGGTCACGTACGCTGTGAGACAA TTGCAGCATCTGGTGTCTGATCCAACTTGCCAGCAGTGCATGGAATTGTTTCAACGAGAGCAGAGACAGCCAAAGGACAGTAGCGGAGCTGGAGGCTTGTGTGCTACGGCGTATCTAAGGCTAGGGTCAGAAATTGCCTACCAGCGTAAAGCAGAGAGAGTTATGACTGATGAGAACTGTTTCAAAATACATATT TATAAAAAAGACTGCAAAATAACCATGGAGCTGCTGGATACAGAAAGTGACGATACCACAGAGGGTGGATGCAGggatagagagagcgagagagagcgacAGAGAGAGGGTATAAGCGCGACGGAAAAATGGTCTACGTATGTTGAGAGGTACTCTGCTCCTCTTGGCCAGACTAGTCCGAAGGATATTCCAACCTCCGTAGATGACACGCCAACCAATCATCTT ATGGAAGGAAGCAGTTGGCGCTCATTTGACAGACTGTTGGCAGGCCGTAAGCCAGTATTTTTATGCCGCAATGTCAGGCAGTGGCGAAAACGAGTATCTAGGATGGCCAGGTCGCCCTCGGCAAATGCCTCTCATCCGGACAAACCACCAGA GTCAACGGCAGCTGGCGTTAAAACACTCCACGCTACACCTGGGCTCTTAGAGAGGCCCCCGCCCCTCAGAATGACAGACGCAGGAGATAGTGGCGATATAATCAACACCGATGAAACTCAGTGTCGATTCAATCCGAACAGTTACAAGATGCTCTACGTCGCCAGCAAAGAAGCTTTCCTCTATAAACCGAATTCTTTCACCAGAGCAAGAGTG TGTCATCCAGCGGTAACGAAGCGGTTGAACTCAAAGTTCCATCAGTGGCTCTCGAGTTGGGCGACGCAGAACGTAGCGAATACGCAGCATCGTTTGTGTCAAGACTGGTTAATGGGTCGTTATGAGAATTTAATTCCACACAGGACACGTGTAGTGACCGACAACGATCAATCTCGTTCTCCTTATCGGCAGTACAATCGATATCGGATAGAACGTTTAAAGTCTGAGACTTCGACCGAACTGTGTGCATAG